A stretch of the Saccharolobus caldissimus genome encodes the following:
- a CDS encoding 4Fe-4S binding protein, with amino-acid sequence MNINKFILEKSYKLISLVSNNIYVFIAGLVILIPFITFQVILVSLILVGFLFQNLYMKRNSSTVYVYVTLDSLLILINILLIIFIKNILNMNNLEFCLLFPLSYTLYRIKHKIKNRKANYLDNPKITFTLMLSTLILAWLSGGVVDYLTGYVSSSDLFQQFGFFTPNSPVNVIMDFLSLFATITATPWFMIVMGIWLGILGFFKVLETNTIENRIRLLLMMFAYAFYSIWLPSFSPISNNVPYIPYMWFNGLGTYGPVEPSYLLDGILGTFIVTAILSFLFGSRQICSVTCTAPFMLQGTFMDSLKKYNRSSKIGRKTLTSKIGKWYRYVMILTWSSLITFALISYLDYEKVINITILGNDPTMFYASLYFNVIWYLQFILIPFVGNYSCVNSGICAWGSFNQFFGYLGFFKLKVKDPSACLKCKTVDCANACPVGITDMRASFIKKGEFKSLKCIGIGDCVEACPYNNIIFYDVRQWLKNKIKI; translated from the coding sequence ATGAATATAAATAAATTTATTTTAGAAAAATCATACAAATTAATCTCGCTCGTATCTAATAATATTTATGTATTTATAGCTGGACTAGTTATCTTAATCCCATTTATAACTTTTCAAGTTATATTAGTATCACTCATATTAGTTGGATTTTTATTTCAGAATCTCTACATGAAAAGGAACTCGTCTACTGTGTATGTTTACGTTACATTAGACTCTTTATTGATTTTAATAAATATTTTATTAATTATATTTATTAAAAATATTTTAAATATGAATAATTTGGAATTCTGTCTTCTTTTTCCCCTATCATATACATTATATAGGATAAAACATAAGATTAAGAATAGGAAGGCGAATTATCTTGATAATCCTAAAATAACCTTTACTCTAATGCTATCTACTTTAATCTTAGCATGGCTTTCAGGTGGAGTAGTCGATTACTTAACCGGATATGTTAGTTCCTCTGATTTATTTCAACAATTCGGCTTCTTTACTCCGAACTCACCAGTAAATGTGATAATGGATTTCCTCTCACTTTTCGCTACCATAACCGCAACTCCCTGGTTTATGATAGTTATGGGAATATGGCTTGGAATTTTAGGGTTCTTCAAAGTATTGGAAACTAATACGATTGAAAATAGGATTAGATTACTCTTAATGATGTTCGCTTATGCTTTTTATAGTATATGGTTACCCTCCTTTTCGCCTATATCTAATAATGTCCCCTATATACCGTATATGTGGTTTAACGGTCTGGGAACTTACGGTCCGGTAGAGCCTTCATACTTATTGGATGGAATACTCGGTACTTTTATTGTAACTGCAATTTTGTCATTTCTATTCGGATCAAGGCAAATTTGCTCAGTAACTTGTACTGCCCCTTTTATGCTTCAAGGCACTTTTATGGATTCTCTAAAGAAATATAATAGGTCGTCTAAAATAGGAAGAAAGACATTAACGTCGAAAATCGGAAAATGGTATAGATACGTTATGATTTTAACGTGGTCTTCGTTAATAACATTTGCCTTAATTTCCTATCTAGATTACGAGAAAGTAATTAATATAACTATTTTAGGAAACGATCCTACGATGTTTTACGCCAGTCTTTATTTTAACGTAATATGGTATCTTCAATTCATTCTAATTCCCTTCGTTGGAAACTACTCTTGCGTAAACTCTGGAATCTGTGCCTGGGGTTCTTTCAATCAATTTTTCGGTTATCTGGGGTTCTTTAAACTAAAAGTTAAGGACCCTAGTGCTTGTCTAAAGTGTAAAACAGTTGATTGTGCTAACGCTTGTCCAGTCGGCATAACTGATATGAGAGCATCATTTATAAAAAAGGGTGAGTTTAAGTCGTTGAAATGTATTGGTATAGGGGATTGTGTAGAAGCTTGTCCTTATAATAATATAATCTTCTATGATGTAAGACAATGGCTTAAAAACAAAATTAAAATATAA
- a CDS encoding IS6 family transposase produces METRWKVPVLTQIILILMEYINFKPRFYARSEVALALAMYLAGLSSWRAILPHSTLLYDYRKFSNVKYVVPLSGKYAVDETKVLTVRGEYYYVWVVRDVVTRGIPFFMVTSLRSGLHVLIILVKMREVEELASRYFKRVDQVVYLHDGASIYNAFNWYNVNHEKVTFEERDYAEQGFRTTKHRISSMDKHFPWNSNRFTITRWLSTFFLIYNLLYTPVYLLDKGVIINVNISNE; encoded by the coding sequence ATGGAAACCAGATGGAAAGTTCCCGTGCTCACCCAAATTATACTAATCTTAATGGAGTATATTAATTTTAAGCCTAGGTTTTATGCTAGGAGTGAGGTTGCACTTGCTTTGGCAATGTATTTGGCTGGTTTGTCCTCTTGGAGGGCTATTTTGCCCCACTCTACCTTACTCTACGATTATAGGAAGTTTAGTAATGTTAAGTATGTTGTTCCCTTGAGTGGTAAGTATGCTGTTGATGAGACTAAGGTTCTTACTGTGAGGGGTGAGTATTATTATGTTTGGGTTGTTAGGGATGTTGTGACTAGGGGGATACCTTTCTTCATGGTTACTAGTTTGAGGAGTGGTTTGCATGTTTTAATTATTCTTGTGAAGATGAGGGAAGTTGAGGAGTTGGCTAGTAGGTATTTCAAGAGGGTTGATCAAGTGGTTTACTTGCATGATGGGGCGTCAATATATAATGCTTTCAACTGGTATAATGTTAATCATGAAAAGGTGACATTTGAGGAAAGGGATTACGCAGAACAAGGATTCAGAACAACAAAACATAGGATATCATCAATGGACAAGCACTTCCCATGGAATTCAAATAGATTCACGATTACCCGTTGGCTCTCAACGTTCTTCTTAATATACAACCTACTTTACACTCCAGTGTATTTACTGGACAAGGGGGTGATAATAAATGTAAATATTTCAAATGAATGA